The nucleotide sequence CCTTACCTAAATGGTATGGAtataagtattgttcgtggAGTGTGTTTATTACTCTCTTTTGTGGAATGTCTAATTGAACAGCAATTCTTCGTGAGTTGGTCGTTGCATCTTCATCTACTAgatccaaaatattttctactGCATTTAAACATTGACGCGTAGCTCGTTCAGATGTTATTTTAGCGCTGGTAAGTGTACAGGTTTCGCGCAATTTATTGAAAACcctaataaaaacgtttttattaggATGTCTGCGATTTGGAAACTGTTGACGATATTCATCTGTAGCAGCTGTAGCACTCCCGTTACAAAAATCATATAATAACATATCTGTATATTCTAAATGTGAATAAGTACTTGGCATTTTGTACCTCTTAATGCAAATCAAAATGTCAAATCTACGTTAAATGTTTAACGGTAGTTATGCAATCAATtgaaaacaaatgaaaatcggATAACCACATATgggtttttttacattatttttaagcgTACAATACACACCTAACGTTTGGTCCGTTCCTCCCGGCTCACTCTGTATAAAAGGACAAAATATAAGCTTTACCCTTTATTATCCTTTACTTCTTAttacatcaaaatttaataaaatgaataaagcATATTGTAGCATGCTGTGCACACGACatgtacaaaacaaaaagaacgttactatataaaattattaatattattacttaaataattttataataaaataataaaaaaaaacggtggCAATCGACTGGCTCCCCATCGTTTCAAGCTTAGATGCTGACTTAAGTAAGGATAATAGAACATGCAGAAACCatataaaatgatttgaaaTCAGCAGAtggaattttgatttatagcAGCTGTCGCAGTTCTTGCGGTCCAACAAGAGGCGGcttctttaaataaacaaattcatCTGTGATAGCGGTGAGATTAGCTTGATTGTTTATTATGGACAAAGAATATGGATTAGATTCATACTGTTAAACTAATAATAGTTAAAATATCTAATAATAGTAGTTGATCATAGCTGCAAATAGTATTACAAGAGAATATCACCGaatgttatattaattttaaatcggtaaaatttatatacagtgtgtccccggattgtgtctccgtaaggtataattgacgataaataaataaatttttgaattcaaattccatcttttgcaattaaagtctggatgtcctcaaattaccaaagttaacggaagaagtttgttaaccgttgcaggtaaagtggtctttctgagcaatgtacaacaaaagttgattaagacaaaatgtttgttatgttaaattatagtgatatgccgaattttattaatttagcatataaaagaaaaaatgagttttttcttgaaaatttttttgatattccgttttacaataaaaacaaatgatcTGAGTGAACTAACAATTATCATTTGATAGCTTAGCTTTAGCCTattgtcaaatattaattgatcatgTTTATAAGTACgtaggctttcacggccggtgttaattgaactaaaattagaactaaaactagaactaacactaaaaactttcgggttttgccgtgcgtctgttaagaaaaggtttgacgtttcggatgccatgttacaaccttcttcagaaactggttcgaagtgacctTCGAAGGGCAGTTCAAGTCGGTATAAGTAAATCccatttacaaagaatttatcgagaaaataaaatattgccgtATAAACCAAAATATAACCACACTATCGAATTAGGTGATGAAGCAAAACGTTTAGATTATTGTTTGTGGCTTgggtacaaaattttgaaagatagaatttttttaaaaaacaatattttcggACAAAGCATCGTTCACCACTAATGGTATGGTTACATCACAAAATTATCGATTCTGGTCAAAGACTAATCCACATTATCGCATAGcaaaacacaataaattatattttcaacaagatggttgcggCCCTCCCactattttaattagaaattatttaaatacgttatttggaaaaaaatggATTGTTAGATGTGGTCCGCAACCATGGCCGCCAAGAAGTCCGGATTTAtctattatggatttttatttttggggttatgtaaaacaaaaagtgtacactgaaaattttaataacaatttagaccgtttaaaacaaaaaattgaaactgttaTTAGAGAAATTCCGTTGGACCATATTAggaaaagttataaacaatgtcGGAATCGGGCTGAATTATGTGTTAGTGTTGGTGGTGGTATCATTGAATaagcttttatgttaatttagtttagatcgaaaatgttctgttaatcttatgatttaaatATCTGCACTTTGCTttcatatcttaaattaataaaattctgcatatcgctataatttaacataacaaacattttatcttaatcaacttttgttgtacattgctcagaaagaccactttacctgcaacagttaacaaacttcttgcgttaactttggtacattaacaacatttgacgtaaaagttggttatatttcgttttatgacatccagattttaattgcaaaagatggaatttgaattcaaaaatttatcgtcacttataccttacggggacacaatccggggacacactgtacaTATAATTACCTCTATGCGCTCATCTTGTAAAATTACgaattcataaatatttcaaagcaaatttgataaagatttaatgtgtCGTTAACGCGCATGACTTGTACAGCTTTGACATAATCGCAAAGGTTTTGAAAACCGTCAGTAAGTAAGCAAGAAGAACAAATAGTAAGTGACCGACGACCAACACAGTCGTTTTTCTTTGTGAATACGAAAAAATATTTGgatatttcattattttgtgtaagtaaaaaattatctttgtatacaataatatatatacatatgcCGGGTGAGACATTTAAATTGTGACGACCTTATAACTCGTAAaccatcaattttatcaaaaaaagtttaagatAAAACGTTCATCTTGTGAAAGGCGAAAATATTCTGTATGGTTAAATTGCATTTTAGAAGCTTCTagtcttttatttcttaagtaAGTTTTTTACATtgatacatatatttttttcttaactaTGCTATTATCTATCGATCTGTAATCGTATGTCTTGCCATGCTTAAGTAATAAAACGTAACTAATGAATATAATTAACAGATAATTACCAACGtgcttattaattaaattaattaattgtgttGTTCCCCGTATTCCCTGGTTGCaccttgatttttattatgcgtattattcaaaaatatatatgtattcATTTGAAAAACTTACTTAACAATTGAAAGACATTTAGGGCGCTTCTAAAAGGGAATGAACACAATACAGAATAATATATATAACCGGAGAAGTTATCTGATGAAAGTTTTATCTGAaacttttttcgataaaattaagaGTTTACGAGTTATTCGATTGTCTCAATTTAAATACCTCACCCGGTGTATATAATTGAATGAATCAATTAAGAAATACATAAAGTGTTAtcacaattaaaaaatctgaGTTGTCTATTAGCATTGCATAAAGAATGTATTACAAATTCCTTATCCAATACTAATATCTAATACAGTGATAACaaagtatatttatttttttattgaaatcagTTTACATCACCGGCAATATAAAgtgtataaaattattagttaatTATTTCACCATTAacgtttcaataaaaataattatttttgtttcagataaaatatGCTGTTTCtaacaacattaatttttccattgtTAATTCATTTGGGTGCATCGTGCGGTTCAGATGAAGGcttaatgaaacaaaaaaatttttatcgtgATCAATGTAAATGTAGAGAATATGTAGGTTCGTACGCGATATGTTACAATTTCCGCTGCCAAAATTTTCCGAAATACTTTCAAACATCGGttaaatgctttaaaataagCGGATCCGGAATTAGGGATTTCTTACCAggagattttgaaaatttagcaCACATAACCAAATTACACATTGAAAATAACATAGCGTTAAAAACGATTCAACCtggaacttttaaaaaattatataaactaGCAACTTTATCGATTTCTTTTAACCCACAATTAATGAGTTTGAATGAAGATGTTTTTAGAGGGCTATATAGTTTAGTATCGTTACAATTATCTAACAATGGATTTAATGAAATCAAAGATTTTTCAACGGCTTTAAAAGTTTCGTTTATGCCGATGTTAACGACGATTATTTTAACGGAACTACACTGCTCAAGAGTTGAAGAAGATGATTTCGCTTATTTATCCGGAAGCAAAgtgagaaatattttttttgatggttcccaaattaattatatacacCCGGATgcgtttattaatttaaaaggtTTAAGGAATTTAAGTGTTAGCGATACTTTGGTGGAGGAACCAAACGTGATTgagattttacaaaaaattaagaaaaataagataCCGTTGATgtcgttaaaattaaaattgtgggGTAATAAAACACGAGTACCTCATCAACTTTTCAATGTAATAGGAAATACGACGATAACCGAGCTAATTTTAAACGAGAATCAATTTGATATAATCGAGCAGGATACGTTTCCTAAAATGCTTAACATTAACACCTTAATTTTAGAAGAATCTAAGATTActgatattaaagaaaatgctttaattaattttcctaatttaaaacaattatatttaaaagaaaataaaatggttGGAATACCGCTGGGGGTGTCAATACGAACGTTAGAGGTGTTGGACATTTCTAGAAACACAAAACCAGAATCGTCTTGTTTTACCTTCAAATTTGATAACATGGCTTCATTGAAAATTCTTGATTTAAGTTATAACAACATTATAAGAATTTATAATCGCACTTTACACGGACTCCCAAacctgaaaaaattaaatcttttccAAACAAACATCTTGTTAATAtcaaataattcttttaaagaattaaGAAGCTTGGAATATTTGGATTTAGGCGACAACGATTTCCCACAAATATCTTGGGTTAAAAATACCTTTACcggattaattaaattaaaatatttatccctggaaaagtgtaaaattaaattttttcccaGCAACgacatctttgaaaatttggtatctttacaaactttaaatctccgaaataattttcttgttGAAATACCCCAAGATTTAATGATTTCAATGAGCAAAATGAAAGTCTTAGATTTAGCTAATAATCGATTAAAACCTTGGCAAGAACGGTTATTTATTAACACCGCGGTGgagaatttaataatttcccgAAATCCATTCACACATTTAACGAAAGCTATGTTACAAGATATTGCTGATTTGAAAGtagttgacgtttcaaataatcCATTTCATTGCGAATGCGATCAATTAATCCAACCAATCCACTCCTTAACAGATGAAAGAATCAATCACATATTAAGCCttttaaatcaaacaaattccttttgtATATCACCAGAAACTGACAATACAATTGTCGAATATTACCGGAGTAATTTGGAACGGTGCAGCAGAGAAAggatcataaaaattttgagacaCACAGCGCCTTTATTAATATGTGGATTTCTTCTCCTCACAATTTCATTTGTTTCTTACAACTATCGATCACACATTCGTTattggatttttttattaaaactatctACATTACGAAGaaaccaattaaataaaaaacgcgATTTCATCGAACGTCGCATTAATTATATATACGACGCAATAGTTTCTTATAGCAATGAGGacagaaattttgttataagatTAGTAAATATGTTGGAAAGTTATGACCCATTTCTTAAATTAAGCGTATACGGTAGAGATTTTGAGATTGAAACGAATGTGTCTGAATCAGTTTTGAAATGGGCTGCAAGAAGCAGAAAAACCTTGCTCGTAATCAGCAATTCTTATATTAACTCGGAATGGTGTGCTTGGGAGGCTGCAATTGCTGAAAATCATAGGttatttcttgaaaatgaGCGTGGAGA is from Onthophagus taurus isolate NC chromosome 8, IU_Otau_3.0, whole genome shotgun sequence and encodes:
- the LOC111419581 gene encoding toll-like receptor 2 type-2 gives rise to the protein MLFLTTLIFPLLIHLGASCGSDEGLMKQKNFYRDQCKCREYVGSYAICYNFRCQNFPKYFQTSVKCFKISGSGIRDFLPGDFENLAHITKLHIENNIALKTIQPGTFKKLYKLATLSISFNPQLMSLNEDVFRGLYSLVSLQLSNNGFNEIKDFSTALKVSFMPMLTTIILTELHCSRVEEDDFAYLSGSKVRNIFFDGSQINYIHPDAFINLKGLRNLSVSDTLVEEPNVIEILQKIKKNKIPLMSLKLKLWGNKTRVPHQLFNVIGNTTITELILNENQFDIIEQDTFPKMLNINTLILEESKITDIKENALINFPNLKQLYLKENKMVGIPLGVSIRTLEVLDISRNTKPESSCFTFKFDNMASLKILDLSYNNIIRIYNRTLHGLPNLKKLNLFQTNILLISNNSFKELRSLEYLDLGDNDFPQISWVKNTFTGLIKLKYLSLEKCKIKFFPSNDIFENLVSLQTLNLRNNFLVEIPQDLMISMSKMKVLDLANNRLKPWQERLFINTAVENLIISRNPFTHLTKAMLQDIADLKVVDVSNNPFHCECDQLIQPIHSLTDERINHILSLLNQTNSFCISPETDNTIVEYYRSNLERCSRERIIKILRHTAPLLICGFLLLTISFVSYNYRSHIRYWIFLLKLSTLRRNQLNKKRDFIERRINYIYDAIVSYSNEDRNFVIRLVNMLESYDPFLKLSVYGRDFEIETNVSESVLKWAARSRKTLLVISNSYINSEWCAWEAAIAENHRLFLENERGECVNDSLVMIQLGSISGCSISPMMKYLMKTRILLQWEPEENKQNLFWEKLRNALRPRLNN